The genomic region AGTACCTGTCCTTCTTCCCTGGCTTTCTGCCGCCGCCGCGGGGTTGCCTTTTCGGTTTTACTTGGATCTTTTGCCATCTATCAACCGCCAAACAGCTTAATAAGTGTAAACAAATTGGATGTAAGCATTTCAACAAGTGAACTTATAGCATAGACTATAGCTGAAAAACCAACGATAAGAGCAAAAAGGCCAACAAATATTTGAAGTGGAAGCCCCACTATAAAAACGTTTATCTGAGGAATTAACCTGTTTATAAGGGCAAGGGCAAGGTTCGTAACAAAAAGCGTAAGCATTACAGGAAAAGCTAACTTAAAAGCTAAAGAAAAAAGCAGAGCCGCCTTTGTAATCAAAAATTCAAAAATTCTGCCTGCGCTGAATGGAACCACTTTCCCGGCGGGAATAACTTTAAAACTGGCTATCGCTGCACCTATTAAAAGCCTGTAGCTTCCCGTAATGAAAAAAACAAGATAAAAAAGCAGAATATAGAGTCTATCAAGAACAGAAATAACACCAAACGTCGGATCAAACATGTTGGCGACTGTTAAGCCCATTGAATAACTGATAAGCTCCGCCGCATAGGAAACAATTCCTATAAAAATCGCCGTAACAAGGGCAAAAGAGAGACCTATAAAAACTTCCTTTAAAACCATAGCCGCCATATCAATAAGTGTATAGTGTTCTATCGGAACCTGAACGTTAACTATCATAGAAACAAAAAATGACAGTGAAACAATAAGAATAACTCTTACATTTACAGGAACCATAGAAGTATTAATAAAAGGAAAAGCCATAAAAAAAGCACCCAGCCTGGACAAAACAGCGAAGAAACCACCTATCTGAGAGGGCGTAATAAATCCGTTCATTTCAGCAGCGACGCAATCAGGTTAAAGTTTTCTTTAGTGTAATCAACAAGCTTCACCATCATCCAGCTTCCAAAAATAAAAAGAGCAATAATCGCAGCAAGAATTTTGGGGATAAAGGTAAGCGTCATTTCATGAATCTGAGTGGCAGCTTGAAAAATGCTTATAACCAGACCAACAACAAATGTGATAAGCAGAACCGGTGTTCCCACAAGGAGGGTAACTTTCAACATGCTGTGACCAACCGTTATAGCCTGATCTATCGTCATCGATAACTCCCGACAATTGCTTTAACCAAAAGCTCCCACCCGTCGGCAAGAACAAAAAGTATCAATTTAAAAGGAAGTGATAACATCATCGGTGGAATCATCATCATACCCATCGACATGAGAATGCTTGCAACCAACATATCTATAACGATAAACGGCAGGTATATCACAAACACAACTATGAAAGCCGTTTTTATCTCGCTTATCATGAAAGCAGGAATAAGAGTGATCATGGAAAGCTCATCGGGTGATTTAACCTCTTTTCCAGACAGATTTATAAAAAGCTTAAGATCCTCCTTTCTGGTATTCTTAAGCATAAACTCTTTAATAGGTTGCATCGACCGTTTTATAGCTTCAACATCTGTTATCTCTTTTTTCATGTAAGGTTGAATCGCCACCTCGTCTATTTGCTTAAAAACTGGCTGCATAACGAAAAAGGTTAAAAATAAAGAAAGGGCGATAACCACCTGATTTGGCGGTGTTTGAGGTGTTCCAAGAGCGTTCCTTAAAAGGGAAAGAATTATGACGATACGGGTAAAAGCTGTAACAGTTATAAGGATAGCCGGTGCAAGAGTAAGAATTGTCAAAAGCAGAATAATTTTCAAATTAACATCTAAATTTCCCAAATTAGACACAATGTTTTGAAGAGTCTCCCCGTGTGCAGCGGCAGGAACCATTAGAACGAACAAACTACATGTCAGAATCTTCTTCATTACTCCACTCTTTAAGTTTCTTAAAACCTGTTTCATCAAAAGATAGAAGTATTTTACTATCTTTCACCTCTATCAGAACAAAACCTCTGTTTCTTGAAATATACTTTATTTCAATAATTTTTATAGAACCGGAACGGCCGGTTTTCATCGGAAAAGAGATTTTCCCAACAGAAAAATAGATAACGGCAAGCGAAACAACAATAATGAGAAAAACTACAATTAACTTTAAGAGATAAGTCTCAATCAAGGTCTATCACCTTAACGCCAAACTTATCATTTACAACGATAAGCTCACCAACACCAAACCGCTGCCCGTTTATTTTTATTGAGAGAAACTCCTCCATCGTTTTATCAAGGGGGATAATATCCCCCTCTTTAAGCTTCAAAAGATATCCGAAAGGTTTTACCGTTTTCCCAACCTCAACAGACAGATCAAGGGTAATGTCTTTCAAATCTTCTATCTTTATCATTACACTATCCCGTCTGAATTATAAAGTCAGTAAAGTAAACATTTTTAACACCACCAAGGGGAAGTATGGCGTTTACTCTCTTGGCTATCTCTTCTTTCAAAAATTCTATACCTTCCGGAGTCTTTAGATCGGATGAACGTTTCGTCAAAAGAAGTGTTATTATTGCATCCTTTATTTCAGGAAGTCGCTTCTCCACCTCCTGCTGAACTTTCTGATTTTTAAGCTCAAGTATAATAGAAATCCTTAGGTATCTCTCTATATCTTTATCTGCAAGGTTAACCGTAAAAGTGCCGAGGTCAAACATTATCCCGACATTTTCGGTGGCTTTAATCTCCTCTATTATCTTCTGTGTCTGCTTCTCCTGAGAAACTTTCTGATTTTTGGCAAAAATAAATTTATAAGCGGCAAAACCGCCACCACCTAAAACAAGAAGCAAAACAACAAGAAGAATTAGCTTTTTCTTGCCACCACCCTGCTGCTGCTCACCTTCAGCCGGAACCTGCTCCTGCTTTTCCTCTTCCGCCATACATCCCTCAACTCATCGATATTTTTATAAGACCCTTAAAAATTTACCTCTTAATGTTCATCGTTTCCTGAAGAATCTGGTCATCAGTCGTTATCACTCTTGCATTTGCCTGGTAGGCTCTCTGGGCAGTAATAAGATTAATAAACTCAGAAGCTATGTCAACGTTTGACATCTCAAGCATCCCACTTCTTATCTTGGAAATAACACCACCTGGCATGATAACCGGCGTAAAGGTCTGCTGGTTGGGAAGGTATAGCCAGCTTCCCTTCCTGGTGAGAATCTCCTTATCTTTAAATGTGGCTATTGCAAGCCTCGCAATATCTTTAACTTTACCGTTAGTGTAAGAGGCTTTTATGATACCATCCTCACTTACAGAAACGGCCATCAGATCGCCTTTGCTGTTTCCGTCCTGTTCTGCATAGAATATGAAGTCTGAAGCAACCTGTCTCATACCGTCAAACTGAAGACTTATATTCATGGGACTGGTAGCACCGTTCGTAAGCACCACGGAGACTGTTGTGGGTGAACCGCCGGTTAAGTTACCGTCACTGTCAAACGTAAGAGTGGTGCTTCCTACCTCTGTAGTCGTATCTCCGTCAGCATAAACATGGACATCCCAGGAGTTTGTCGCCGCATCTGTATGAACGAAGTAAAGATCAAGCGTATGAGGATTGCCAAGAGAATCGTAAACAGTTACAGAGTTTACATAGTTATAGGTCGTTGAATCTGTCGGATTAAAAGCAGCAGCAGGCAGAACAGGTGCTCTTGAGTCAAGATTGCTCGGTTCTTTCATCTTTACGTAGGTGGTTTTTGCAGGCTGCATACTCATAGGTATGTTGATGCTTCCAATTGAACCCGACATATTTCCAACATCATCAAGCATCCATCCCTGAACTTTCATACCGAGCATATTTATAAGATCACCATTTGCATCAAGCCTGAACTGACCATTCCTTGTGTAGTATGTAACACCGTCGTTAGACCTTACCATAAAGAAGCCTTCACCATCAAGAGCCATATCAAGAGGATTGTTGGTGTTCATAAAGGTTCCTTGAGAAAAATCTTTGACAGTTGCACCAACAAAAACACCACCACCAATTTCTCTATTTATTGGAGAACCATTGCTGTAAGTTGTAAGGCTGCTCGCAAGTAAATCTTCAAAAACTGCCCTTTCCGCTTTATATCCCACCGTGTTTACATTAGCTATGTTATCTGAAATAACTGAAAGCCAGTTCTTTTCAGCATTTAATCCTGTAAAAGCCGTATAGAATGACTGTAGCATATCACCCTCCTATTCCTACAAGTTTAGAATCATCTATCGTAAATGAAGAAGTGCTCAAAACGATTGAGCCGTCACTTTCCTTCTCAACACCCGTAACAAGAGCCTGACTTATTACCGTTGCATCTACCGGATTACCGCCTGATGTAGCCTCAACGCTAACCGTGTAATAACCATCAGGAAGGGAAGGATTATCAATAGAAATTGGATATGAAACGCCACCCTGAAGGTTGTATAGCGTCTCAGAATCAACAACGTTACCGGCTGAGTCGAGAATATTTACCTTAACGGTATCGGCCGCCGAATCAAGTTTAATTTCAGCATAGCCGGAGCCACCTTCAATATATGTTCTATTACCTTCATACTTAACTACTTTTCCAATAAGAGAAGAGGCCGTCAAAAGCGCATTGGATTGGTTTGCTTCCAGCAATTGCTTAACGCTCGTTTCAAAGTCATCGTAAGTCTGAAGTTCTTCAAGCTTCACCGTATTATCTATAAAATCTGAAATGTCCTCCGCCTGCAGAGGATCCTGCCATTGAAGGTCTGCAAGGAGAACTTTAAGAAAATCCTCCTGTGACATTTTCGAATTATCATAATTGGCATCAACAATCTTAACTTGCTGAGCGTCAGGATTATATGTTATTCCACTGATATCCATACTTTCCCCCTTCGTTACCTATATATTCTATCAAAGATTTCAAAGAGGACAAGCTCTCCTCAAGGGAAACTCTCTCTTCTATCCGTTGCTTCATAAACTCTTCCATCTTATTATGAACAGCCATCGCAAGATCAATCTTTGGATTTGTCCCCTTTTTATAAAGACCAAGATTTATCATATCCTGACTCTCTCTGTAAGTTGCTTCAAGGTCAATAAAAAAGGACTGCCACCTTAAAACCTCTTCAGGTACAAGTTGAGGTGTTAAACGGCTTATGCTCTTTAATATATCTATTGCCGGAAAAATTCTTCTATTTGCAAGAGTCCTGGAAAGGACTATGTGACCATCAAGAAAACCAACCGCTGCATCAGCTACAGGATCAAGCGCAATCTCATCTCCTTCAACTAAAACTGTGTAGATTCCCGTTATACTTCCCTGTCCGGCAAAATTCCCTGCCCTCTCTATAACTTTTGAAAGGAGGGAAAAGACTGAAGGAACGTAACCCTTGGTTGTCGGTGGTTCTCCAACAGTTAGGCCAATTTCCCTCTGTGCCATGGCAAGTCTCGTCAGAGAATCAAGGAGAAGAAGAACATCGTTATTTTGAGAAGAGAAATACTCTGCAATGGCACAACCTGTAAGAACAGCTCTTATCTTTGCTAAGGGCGGCTGATCCGACGTTGCGACAACAACCACAGACTTTTTAAGACCTTCCTCGCCCAGGTTATCCTCTATAAATTCCCTTACCTCTCTACCCCGCTCACCAACTAAAACAATAACATTAACATCCGCTGCCGTGTAGCGAGCAATCATTCCTAAAAGGGTACTTTTTCCAACACCGGCACCTGAAAAGATACCTATACGCTGGCCTTTCCCAACCGTAAGAAGAGCATTAATACTGCGAATGCCTAAATCTAACGGCTCACGGATTCTATCCCTTTTGAGAGGATTTATAGATTCCCCTTGAAGGTAGGTAAAGTCAGTATAGGTAATCCTATCTCTATTAAGAGGCTTTCCAAATGGATCTATAACTGTCCCAAGAAGTTCCCTGGAAACACCAATTTTAACGGAACCTGGCTTTGGCTCTATTTTACTTCCTGCACTAATTCCGGTGGTGTCTGAATACGCCATGAGAAGCGTTCTGCCGTCTTTAAATCCAACAACCTCTGCCTCTACTTTACCATCTATCGTGCAAAAATCACCAAGACAAACCTTTGGAAGAGCACTCTCTATCAAAGGTCCCTTTACGCCTGTTACCTTTCCAATAATCCTATACTGAGGAAGATTTCTTAATCTCTCTTTCAATCTCTTCCCTCAATAGTGAAAATTTCTCTTTAATGTCGTGAACAACTGTGAAATCCTCAAACTTTATAACAAAATTGCCCGGTTCTAACTCCTTATTAATCTTCACAGTTATTCCATTAATATCTTTCAAAACAGCCCCTAAACGCTCATCAGCTTCTATAGAAATAACTGTTGATGTTGATTTAAACTCTTCCAGAATCTCTTCAATTTTCTCTTTTATAAAGGGAAGATTGTCGTCACTTATCAAGAGAAAGCGGAAAATCTCTTCAAGAGAATCGGCGACTATCTCAAGTATTTTCCTTGTAAATTTAACGTTTTCTTCCCGCATAGAACCTACAAACCGTTTCACTTCCCTTTTCAGGTTCTCTACTTCCCTCTTTACAACATCGTCTATCTTTCTCTTTTCTATCTCAAACCTTTGCTCCCACTCTTGTCTGGCATCCTCCCTCCCTTTTTCATAGCCCTTCTTAAAAGCCTCTTCTTCTGTCCTTTTCAAAATTTTTCTATACTTTTTTTCAAGCTCCTCAATACGGGCAATGTAAATTCTTTCCACTTCCTCAGGTGACATATTTTTTCTTTCAGAACCACTCAAAAGATGGGAAAAATCATCAAGGTTAAGCATTCTGTTTCTCCCCAAGCCATTCTCTTAAAAGCTCCGCTATAAGCTCGGGATGTTCCTTTGTTATTTCAAGAATTTTTATATAGGAAGGTTCCGACTTTATATCAAAGCTTTCTATCTCTTTTCTCTCTTTTTCCATCTTCTCTTCAGCCGTCTGGATGGCTTCACCGTAAGCTTTTACCGCTGCAGATTGAACGGCAGGCATTGCTTCAGGTGCTCGCTTTTTCCTCTTTAATACTAAGAATAGAGTACCTGCAAGGAGAAGAAATGCAACACCACCACCGATAGCCACAGGAATTACCGGAAAAACTTTACCGGTCACAATATTTTCCTCTGGTGGCGGTACTTCAAACGGAACACTTACAACCGTGACTTTATCTCCCCGTTTCTCGTCGTAACCTATTACGCTTTTGACAAGATTTTCATAGGTTTTAAGCTCCTCTGGCGTTCTTGGGAAAAACTCCTCTTTTTCCTTTCCGTCCTTTCCTTTAACCTTCTTGTACCGACCATCTATAAGAACACCAACACTTATCCTTTTAACAACAAAGATAGGAGCAACCGTTTTCTCAACGGTTTTTGAAACATCATAGTTAGTGGTAACATCCTTTTTCTCTCTGCTGCTTTTTACGGTTCCATTACCACCGTTGCTTATAACCGGCGGAACGTTCGTTCCACTACCCGGAACACCTGAAGGTTTCTCTTCTACACCTTTTTCACTTTCTTGAATCTTTCTTTCACTAACAACAGCAGTCATATCCGGATCGTAGATTTCAGACTGCTTCTCTAACTTTCCTGTCTCTATCTCGACGGTAGCACGTGCAATAACTCTGTTTGAACCAAGGGCTTTTGAAAGTATAGATTCAACCTTCCTCTCAATATCCCTCTCAAGCTCTTTCTTTATTGCAAGTTCTTTATTTGAATCAGTGGTGTTATCTTCTTCAAGCATGTCGGAAAGAACACGTCCTCTGTTATCCACAACAGTAACGTTCTGCGGTTTCAATCCGGGAACGGCATGAGAAACGAGAAAAACAATAGCTTTAACCTGCTCTTTTGTAAGATCTTTCCCGGGCCAGAGCCTCAAAATAACGGAAGCTTTTGGCTCTTCAGTTTCTCTTACAAAAACGGACTCTTTTGGAAGAGCAATGTTGACTTTATCACTCCAGACGGCATCTATCTGCTGAATTGTCTTCTCAAGTTCACCTTCAAGGGCACGAAGATACTCTATGTGTTCCTGAAACTGGGTTATTCCAAGTTTCGGTTCATCAAATATTTCAAACCCGACTATCTTTCCAGAAGGAAGCCCTTTAGCGGCAAGTTTAAGTCTCACATCGTAAACCTTGTCCTTTGGAACAAGAATAATACTTCCGTTACCCTCAACCTTATACGGAATGTGCTCTTCCTGAAGGACTGTGAGAATATTGCCCGCGTCATCGGGACTCAAATGGGTATAGAGAACAGCATAATCAACATTTGAAGCCATTTTAACAACAGCAATTGAAAGAAAAGAAATAAGGGCAAGGCTTCCAATAAGAATGGCAAGCCCCTTTATATTTGCATACTTCGACACAACTTCCGAAAATTTATTCTTAATCTCTTCCGAATTCACCTATTTAACCTCATTAAACCTGCATTCTCATTATCTCCTGATAGCTTTCAAGTGCCTTGTTTTTAATCTCAACAAGCAACCTCAGGGATAATTCTGATTTAGATATGGTATATAAAAGCTCCTCAAAATTCTGAACATTACCATCCATCAGCTTTCTTTCAGCTTCAGAAGCAGCTTTCAAATCATTGTTAACATCTCTTATAAAGTTTTCAAATATCTCCTCAAACCCGCTCTTTTTATCTAACTTTTTATCTGATACTGCAGGAAGTACATTAAAAACCGCGTCGTTTTCTACTTTCATCATTGCTCCCCTTAAACTCTGAGGATTTCAAGACTTGAAGTTAACATATTTTTATGAGTATTAAAAGCTGTTAAATTTGCCTCATAGGCTCTCATTGCAGAAATCATATCAACCATCTCTTTCACAGGGTCAACATTTGGAAGTTTTACATATCCCGTTTTATCCGCAAGTGGACTGGAAGGATCATACTTTTCTCTAAACGGCGAATTATCGTAAACTATCTTTTTAACCCTGACTTCTTCAAGGGGAACTTTACCGTCAGAGGTGAGCAGCGTCTCAAAAACAGGGACTTTTCTTATGTATGGCTGTTTTGTTTCTGGATCTATTGAATTTGCATTTGCAAGATTACTTGAAGCAATATCCATACGAATTCTTTCTGCTTCCATTCCAGTTAATGATATTTCAAGACCTTTAAAAAGCACTTTTTATTACCTCCCCGTGATGCTTATTTTTAATTTTGCAAGTTCCACATGTAAACTTTGAACCATCGTTTTATACATGATAGCGGTTTCTGCCAGTTTACCCAATTCCTCATCAACGTTCACCCTGTTTTTATCGTAACCGGCAATTTTATTAAGTTCCACTACCTTAAACTGTGCCTTATCGCACGGCTCAGGTTCTATGTGTTTTGGATCTGTTGTCTTTAATTTTAACGTTTCTTTATCCAGGCATTTTTCGAATTTTAGATCCTTCGGCACATACCCCGGTGTATCAGCATTGGCTATGTTGCTCTGTATCACTTTTGAACGTTCAAGGTAGTAAGCAGCCGTTTCTGAAATAGCATCCGTTTTTCCCCACAGCTCACTCATTTTTCAACTTCCTGTATATGATTTGATCTTCATAAACAATCTGAGCTATCCTGCTCATAGTATCTTTACACATTCTAACTTTTGGCAGTATAGCCTCTGCAAGGTTTATTTTATCAAGTCTTGAAAGAGATATAAGTTTTGCAGAAGCCAAAAAACAGTTGTTACTTTTGGGCTCTATAACATCTATTACTTTTAAACATCCTTCGTAATTATTAATAGCTAACAAATAAGAAATAGTTTTATAAATGGCCAACTTCAAAACCGGGTCTTTATCGTAAAATTCAGCAATCTTTTTTTTGTTTTCTTTTATTATCCACATTGCCCTTTGTGGATTTTTTTGCTCTATACTCGCAAGAATCTCATAAGCCTTTACCTCTATATCATCAGATGGACATATGTCTTCCATCTCTCTCAACATAGGCAAAAATTCTTTTGCGGATTTTCCAAGAAAAACAAGATTTTTGATGTAAATTTTATAATAACGACAGTTCCTTTTTTTTACTTTTTTTAATATTTCTAAAGAGTCGTTAAAATCCTTACTTTCCGTTAAAGCTTCTGCAAGCATCAAAAGGTCATTGTCATCTCTCCATTTAGCAGCAATATAGCGTATAAGATTCAATCTCTCTTTCCTCTCATTACACTTACCTAAGGCTTCCGCTATTTTTATAAGTGTTTCCTTATCAAAAATTACCTTAAAAAAGTCCGGATTCGTTTTATAAAGTTCACACAACCTTTTAGAAGCAAGTTTTAAAAGATAAGGTTTCCACTCCCTAACGATAAATTCTTTCTGTTCATATTTAAGCTGTTTAGGAAAAACCAGAGAAATTTCCCATTCAAGCTGCTTAAAAAGGTTATCGCTGTCGGTCTGCAAAACGTAGGCACCGAAGTTTGCCAGAGCAAAAGCACCAAGATAAGTGTCTCTCGAATGAATCAACGTTTCAAGCACAAATCTCAAAGGTTGCTTAAACGCTTTTATATCTGTCTGCTGTAGCCTGTATTTTAAAGCTGGATCCTTTTCCATTAGAGCTATTAACTTTAACTTGGCAATTGTGGTTTCCGGAGAATCTGGATATGTCGTTACAAGGTTGTAGTATGTAGCTACTGCAAGTTTCTTATCTCCCTTTTTTAATTCAGTATCACCAAGACGCAACATCGCTTTCCTTATAACACTCTTATCCCTTGTAAGACTTATTATTCTCTTAAAAAGCTGCTCTGCAAGACGGTAATCACCTTTCCTGTAAATATCCTCTGCAACAAGGTAGTAATATTCAGGATTTTCTATAAGATAGGCTTCGTTTTTTCTGTAGGTTTTAAAAAAGTATCTGAAAGCTTCCCTGTACTTACCTTTACTGAAAAGTATTAAGCCTTTCAAAAACTCAAGTTCTTTCTCATCCTGCCTTGTTAAAGGAGAGGTTGACAGCAGAATATAATATTCATCTACAATATCCGGCCTCCTCAGATAAACAGCAGACCTTAGAATTCCTATAACAGTTTTTATCTGTTGTCTATCATTTTTAGCTTTTAGAAAAGCAACTCTGTATATGTCAAGACTTTTATCGTAAAAACCTAAATTTTCATAAATGCGAGCTTTCGTGTAGTAAAAATCCCAATCAACATTTTTAACTGTATTAAAGTAAAGCTGGAGAAGATCCAGAGCCTGCCATAGATATTCTTTATCACCAATCTTTCTGCCTATCTTCATGTAGGTTTTTGAAAGCATAAAAAGAGCTTTTCTATAATAGTCATCTCTCTTTTTATCTTTAGCTAATATTTTCAAAAAATATTCAAGTGCCGCGTTGTAAGAGCCTATTTTATACTGATACATTCCCTTTTTTAACCAGATTTCCGGCTTATAAACAAACACACTTTCTTCTGTTCTTTTTATCGTATTATTCCCTTCATTGGTGACAGCAAAAGCATTGCAGAAAAAAATAAAAGATAGAAGGACAATAATGGCTCTCACTATTACACCCTTATTTCTACTGAAGAACTTTCATCCTCTCTGTAAAATGTCTCAGAATAAAGATTTTTACCGCGGGACTTGATTTTAACACGAAATCCAGAAAGTCCGGTACTATTTAAAATTTCTCTGATTTCATCGCTAAGACCTGCAGCGTTAAAAACAGACTGTGGTAACTCTATGGAAATATTGAGAAACTTCCTGACCATACTTGCCCTTACTCTCATATCTTCAAATGTCGCCGTAAGAGTGTACTTAGTGCCGTTTCCTACATCTGCCTTTCCACTCTGTCCCCTATTTCCCTGAGAAAACCCTTTGCCTTCTTTGTGCAAACTTTTCTGGACTGAAAGCGAAGCTTGAGCAACAGATTCAGAGTGAGAAACACTGAGTTTATGTGATGCTTCCTGTTTTGCAGAACTAAAAGCATCTAAATTTCCAGCCTGACTTTCAGCATTTTCTGTTACTTTGTCAGAAAGTTTGGGAGTTTCTTTTCTCATAGTAGAAACAGCACTATCCACTTTCTCTTTATAACTTACAATTTTAAATCTCTTGTCCACATTTGAATTATTAATCCTCTTATTATGAGAAATCGGAAACCGAACTATTCTGTTTGTCTTCTTAAAAACAGCCTCTCCATTTTTCAAAAGAGAAAC from Desulfurobacterium sp. TC5-1 harbors:
- a CDS encoding tetratricopeptide repeat protein, coding for MRAIIVLLSFIFFCNAFAVTNEGNNTIKRTEESVFVYKPEIWLKKGMYQYKIGSYNAALEYFLKILAKDKKRDDYYRKALFMLSKTYMKIGRKIGDKEYLWQALDLLQLYFNTVKNVDWDFYYTKARIYENLGFYDKSLDIYRVAFLKAKNDRQQIKTVIGILRSAVYLRRPDIVDEYYILLSTSPLTRQDEKELEFLKGLILFSKGKYREAFRYFFKTYRKNEAYLIENPEYYYLVAEDIYRKGDYRLAEQLFKRIISLTRDKSVIRKAMLRLGDTELKKGDKKLAVATYYNLVTTYPDSPETTIAKLKLIALMEKDPALKYRLQQTDIKAFKQPLRFVLETLIHSRDTYLGAFALANFGAYVLQTDSDNLFKQLEWEISLVFPKQLKYEQKEFIVREWKPYLLKLASKRLCELYKTNPDFFKVIFDKETLIKIAEALGKCNERKERLNLIRYIAAKWRDDNDLLMLAEALTESKDFNDSLEILKKVKKRNCRYYKIYIKNLVFLGKSAKEFLPMLREMEDICPSDDIEVKAYEILASIEQKNPQRAMWIIKENKKKIAEFYDKDPVLKLAIYKTISYLLAINNYEGCLKVIDVIEPKSNNCFLASAKLISLSRLDKINLAEAILPKVRMCKDTMSRIAQIVYEDQIIYRKLKNE